One Anser cygnoides isolate HZ-2024a breed goose chromosome 4, Taihu_goose_T2T_genome, whole genome shotgun sequence genomic region harbors:
- the PACRGL gene encoding PACRG-like protein isoform X3, which produces MSSGIQIKPKTAVQKSKASSPLPCSPEPATKPQPKPSDKLNPKTIDPFGTPSRTPSAFAAIYAKGGIPCRLVHGSVKHRLKWECLPETVPFDPLLVTLAEGLRETKHPYTFVSKEGFKELLMVEGATEKAIPLLPRLVPVLKAALAHSDDEVFERGLDAVVQLSAVVGLSLNDHLKHLLTNLSRRLMDKKFREKITVALQKLEQYGGKMQLSIQFSPVE; this is translated from the exons ATGTCATCAGGCAtccaaataaaaccaaagactGCAGTTCAGAAAAGTAAGGCATCCTCTCCTTTGCCATGTTCTCCAGAACCTGCAACTAAACCACAGCCAAAGCCTAGTGACAAGCTGAATCCCAAAACTATTGATCCG TTTGGTACTCCTTCTAGAACACCTTCTGCATTTGCTGCTATATATGCTAAAGGTGGCATTCCGTGCAG GTTAGTGCATGGCTCAGTAAAACACAGACTGAAATGGGAATGCCTTCCTGAAACTGTTCCTTTTGATCCTCTTCTTGTAACACTGGCAGAG GGTCTGAGAGAGACAAAGCATCCCTATACGTTTGTTTCAAAGGAGGGTTTTAAAGAATTACTTATGGTTGAAGGTGCTACTGAAAAAGCAATTCCCTTGTTGCCTCGTCTAGTTCCAGTGTTAAAGGCTGCATTG GCCCATTCAGATGATGAAGTATTTGAAAGGGGATTGGATGCTGTAGTTCAACTGAGTGCTGTTGTTGGCCTGTCTCTTAATGATCATCTTAAGCATCTGCTCACAAAT CTTTCAAGGAGATTAATGGACAagaaatttagagaaaaaattacTGTTGCTTTACAGAAGTTGGAGCAATATGGTGGAAAG
- the PACRGL gene encoding PACRG-like protein isoform X4, with amino-acid sequence MSSGIQIKPKTAVQKSKASSPLPCSPEPATKPQPKPSDKLNPKTIDPFGTPSRTPSAFAAIYAKGGIPCRLVHGSVKHRLKWECLPETVPFDPLLVTLAEGLRETKHPYTFVSKEGFKELLMVEGATEKAIPLLPRLVPVLKAALAHSDDEVFERGLDAVVQLSAVVGLSLNDHLKHLLTNLSRRLMDKKFREKITVALQKLEQYGGKGATPGMCT; translated from the exons ATGTCATCAGGCAtccaaataaaaccaaagactGCAGTTCAGAAAAGTAAGGCATCCTCTCCTTTGCCATGTTCTCCAGAACCTGCAACTAAACCACAGCCAAAGCCTAGTGACAAGCTGAATCCCAAAACTATTGATCCG TTTGGTACTCCTTCTAGAACACCTTCTGCATTTGCTGCTATATATGCTAAAGGTGGCATTCCGTGCAG GTTAGTGCATGGCTCAGTAAAACACAGACTGAAATGGGAATGCCTTCCTGAAACTGTTCCTTTTGATCCTCTTCTTGTAACACTGGCAGAG GGTCTGAGAGAGACAAAGCATCCCTATACGTTTGTTTCAAAGGAGGGTTTTAAAGAATTACTTATGGTTGAAGGTGCTACTGAAAAAGCAATTCCCTTGTTGCCTCGTCTAGTTCCAGTGTTAAAGGCTGCATTG GCCCATTCAGATGATGAAGTATTTGAAAGGGGATTGGATGCTGTAGTTCAACTGAGTGCTGTTGTTGGCCTGTCTCTTAATGATCATCTTAAGCATCTGCTCACAAAT CTTTCAAGGAGATTAATGGACAagaaatttagagaaaaaattacTGTTGCTTTACAGAAGTTGGAGCAATATGGTGGAAAG
- the PACRGL gene encoding PACRG-like protein isoform X2: MSSGIQIKPKTAVQKSKASSPLPCSPEPATKPQPKPSDKLNPKTIDPFGTPSRTPSAFAAIYAKGGIPCRLVHGSVKHRLKWECLPETVPFDPLLVTLAEGLRETKHPYTFVSKEGFKELLMVEGATEKAIPLLPRLVPVLKAALAHSDDEVFERGLDAVVQLSAVVGLSLNDHLKHLLTNLSRRLMDKKFREKITVALQKLEQYGGKATVAIIKSKIPTYCSISS, translated from the exons ATGTCATCAGGCAtccaaataaaaccaaagactGCAGTTCAGAAAAGTAAGGCATCCTCTCCTTTGCCATGTTCTCCAGAACCTGCAACTAAACCACAGCCAAAGCCTAGTGACAAGCTGAATCCCAAAACTATTGATCCG TTTGGTACTCCTTCTAGAACACCTTCTGCATTTGCTGCTATATATGCTAAAGGTGGCATTCCGTGCAG GTTAGTGCATGGCTCAGTAAAACACAGACTGAAATGGGAATGCCTTCCTGAAACTGTTCCTTTTGATCCTCTTCTTGTAACACTGGCAGAG GGTCTGAGAGAGACAAAGCATCCCTATACGTTTGTTTCAAAGGAGGGTTTTAAAGAATTACTTATGGTTGAAGGTGCTACTGAAAAAGCAATTCCCTTGTTGCCTCGTCTAGTTCCAGTGTTAAAGGCTGCATTG GCCCATTCAGATGATGAAGTATTTGAAAGGGGATTGGATGCTGTAGTTCAACTGAGTGCTGTTGTTGGCCTGTCTCTTAATGATCATCTTAAGCATCTGCTCACAAAT CTTTCAAGGAGATTAATGGACAagaaatttagagaaaaaattacTGTTGCTTTACAGAAGTTGGAGCAATATGGTGGAAAG GCGACTGTGGCTATCATCAAATCTAAAATTCCAACCTATTGTTCTATATCCtcttga